One Salmo trutta chromosome 12, fSalTru1.1, whole genome shotgun sequence genomic region harbors:
- the slc25a45 gene encoding solute carrier family 25 member 45 isoform X2, with protein MTFPVLTTGITNAVVFGSYSNALDCLTQSQRNDRIQGNPASASAIFAAGCFSGLAQVVVTAPVDLVKVRLQSQTKGWAGVGGDGYRGPIHCVTVILREEGLRGLFRGGLALTLRDVPCYGIYFLPYEITCRFLTEEGQRTGTFAVVMAGGVAGVVTWAFATPMDVVKARLQMSGAGGRVYQGVLHCMSVSLKEEGVRVFFKGLLLNSLRAFPVNAITFLSYESLMRILTRPPAD; from the exons ATGACATTTCCTGTCCTGACTACTGGCATCACCAACGCTGTGGTCTTTGGTTCCTATAGCAATGCTTTAGACTGCCTCACCCAGTCCCAACGGAATGACCGAATCCAAGGCAACCCTGCCTCGGCATCAGCAATCTTCGCAGCTGGCTGTTTCTCAGGTCTGGCACAG GTGGTGGTTACTGCGCCTGTTGACCTGGTGAAGGTACGCTTGCAGTCCCAGACCAAGGGCTGGGCTGGGGTTGGTGGTGACGGGTATCGAGGTCCCATTCACTGTGTGACTGTCATCCTGAGGGAGGAGGGGCTAAGGGGATTGTTTCGAGGGGGGTTGGCTCTTACCCTGAGAGATGTACCCTGCTATGGAATCTACTTCTTGCCTTACGAAATCACCTGCAGGTTTCTGACTGAAGAAGGCCAACGGACAG GCACATTTGCAGTAGTGATGGCGGGTGGGGTCGCAGGCGTGGTGACGTGGGCCTTTGCCACACCCATGGATGTGGTGAAAGCGCGGCTGCAGATGTCCGGTGCTGGGGGCCGGGTGTACCAGGGGGTCCTGCACTGCATGAGTGTAAGTCTGAAGGAGGAGGGGGTGAGAGTGTTCTTTAAGGGGCTCCTCCTGAACAGCCTGAGGGCCTTCCCTGTCAACGCCATCACCTTCCTCAGCTATGAGAGCCTGATGCGGATCCTCACCCGGCCGCCTGCAGACTGA
- the ganaba gene encoding neutral alpha-glucosidase AB isoform X2, whose amino-acid sequence MASFIERMCLYLVLSVFLSITQAVDRSNFKTCDQSAFCSRQRALKPGQSSYRALLETLELSDSHLTVQLLNNNNKVLLLLELYRLQGNMTRVKINELKPIKPRYEVPDVLITDPPTELMSVVAQDEHRVVLSLGGEDWRLILSAQPFRLDIMEGPQVLLSLNSRGLLAFEQLRIRKDTKSQTDTEEAGEKEDTEKHDKEKVSEGEEEEAEEEVDQPGMWEETFKTHTDTKPNGPSSISLDFSLPGVEHVYGIPEHADGLRLKNTDGGDPYRLYNLDVFQYELFNPMALYGAVPVLLSHNTHRTMGLFWLNAAETWVDVSSGQGSSEVPQTDVRWISESGIIDVFIMLGPRPNDVFTQYASLTGTQAFPPLSSLAYHQCRWNYNDQEDVSAVDQGFDEHDIPYDFIWLDIEHTDGKRYFTWDNNKFPQPKDMLQGLLDKRRKMVTIVDPHIKVDSSYKIHTEIRSRGYYIKNKDGGDYEGWCWPGNAGYPDFTNPEMRKWWASMFAYDQYEGSMGNLYTWNDMNEPSVFNGPEVTMHKDALHGPWEHRDIHNLYGFYVQMATAEGQIQRSGGLERPFVLTRAFFAGSQRYGAVWTGDNAAEWGHLKMSIPMCLSLGLVGISFCGADVGGFFKTPSAELLVRWYQAGAYQPFFRAHAHLDTPRREPWLFGPDNTALIREAVRQRYTLLPYWYLQFYHSQRTGQPVMRPLWVEYPEDIATFSIDDEFLIGRDLLVHPVTDEGSSGVTAYLPGNGEVWYDVHTFQRHDGAQNLSIPVTMSSIPVFQRGGSIICRKNRVRRSSSCMENDPYTLYVALDSQGNAEGELYIDDGHTFKHETDKQFIHRRLSFTGNSLSSSDLSPDSQFPTASWVEQVNILGAQKPDAVTLTTTDGGESSVGFEFDPDTAVLTLRKPGVNAGVNWTLHLR is encoded by the exons ATGGCGAGCTTCATTGAACG GATGTGCCTATATCTTGTGCTGTCTGTTTTCCTGAGCATCACTCAAGCTGTGGATCGCAGTAACTTCAAAACATGTGACCAGAGTGCCTTCTGCAG tcgtcAAAGGGCGCTGAAGCCAGGCCAGTCATCATACAGAGCCTTACTGGAGACCCTGGAACTCAGTGACTCCCACCTCACAGTGCAGCTCCTGAATAACAATAATAAG GTGCTTTTGCTGCTCGAGCTGTATCGCCTTCAGGGGAACATGACCAGAGTGAAGATCAATGAGCTGAAGCCCATCAAGCCTCGATATGAGGTGCCTGATGTTCTCATCACTGACCCTCCCACTGAACT TATGTCAGTGGTGGCCCAGGATGAGCACAGGGTGGTGCTGTCTCTGGGTGGGGAGGACTGGAGGCTCATCCTCAGTGCCCAGCCCTTCCGCCTAGACATCATGGAGGGCCCACAGGTGCTGCTGTCCCTCAACTCCCGGGGCCTGCTGGCCTTCGAGCAGCTCCGCATACGCAAGGACAC CAAAAGCCAAACAGACACAGAGGAAGCTGGGGAGAAAGAGGACACAGAGAAGCATGACAAGGAAAAG GTgtcagaaggagaggaggaggaggcagaagAAGAGGTGGATCAGCCAGGAATGTGGGAGGAGACGTTCAAGACCCATACCGACACCAAGCCTAATG GTCCCTCCTCCATCAGTCTGGACTTCTCCCTGCCTGGAGTAGAACACGTCTACGGCATTCCTGAACACGCAGACGGCCTCAGACTGAAAAACACAGA TGGAGGAGACCCCTACAGGCTTTATAACCTGGATGTGTTCCAGTATGAGCTCTTTAACCCTATGGCTCTGTATGGAGCAGTGCCTGTCCTCCTCTCACACAACACCCACAGGACTATGGGTCTCTTCTGGCTCAACGCAGCAGAGACATGGGTGGACGTCAGCTCTGGacag GGCTCCAGTGAGGTCCCTCAAACGGACGTCCGATGGATCTCTGAGAGTGGCATCATTGACGTCTTCATCATGCTGGGACCACGACCTAATGATGTGTTCACACAGTACGCTTCCTTAACAG GCACTCAggctttcccccctctctcttcgcTGGCCTACCACCAGTGCCGTTGGAACTACAACGACCAGGAAGATGTGAGTGCGGTGGACCAGGGCTTTGATGAACACGACATCCCCTATGACTTCATCTGGCTGGATATTGAGCACACGGACGGCAAGCGCTACTTCACCTGGGACAACAACAAGTTCCCACAGCCCAAAGACATGCTGCAGGGCCTCCTGGATAAGAGACGCAAG ATGGTGACCATAGTGGACCCTCACATTAAGGTGGACAGCAGCTATAAGATCCACACTGAGATTCGCTCTCGAGGCTACTACATCAAAAACAAAGATGGCGGAGACTATGAGGGCTGGTGCTGGCCAG GGAATGCAGGTTACCCAGATTTTACCAACCCTGAGATGAGGAAGTGGTGGGCCAGCATGTTTGCCTATGACCAGTATGAG GGCTCGATGGGCAACCTGTACACGTGGAACGACATGAACGAGCCGTCTGTGTTCAACGGTCCAGAGGTCACCATGCACAAGGATGCCCTCCATGGACCCTGGGAGCACAGAGACATCCACAACCTCTACGGCTTCTACGTG caAATGGCGACAGCAGAGGGTCAGATCCAGCGCTCCGGGGGGTTGGAGAGGCCTTTTGTCCTGACCAGGGCCTTTTTCGCTGGGTCTCAGCGCTATG GTGCAGTTTGGACGGGTGATAATGCAGCAGAGTGGGGCCACTTGAAGATGTCCATCCCCATGTGTCTCAGCCTGGGCCTGGTTGGCATCTCCTTCTGTGGAG CTGACGTGGGGGGTTTCTTTAAGACTCCCAGTGCGGAGCTGCTGGTGCGTTGGTACCAGGCGGGGGCCTACCAGCCCTTCTTCCGTGCCCACGCCCACCTGGACACCCCGCGGAGGGAGCCCTGGCTTTTTGGCCCTGACAACACAGCTCTCATCCGGGAGGCTGTGCGTCAGCGCTACACCCTTCTGCCCTACTGGTACCTGCAGTTCTACCACTCCCAACGCACTGGCCAGCCTGTCATGAG GCCCCTGTGGGTGGAGTATCCAGAGGATATTGCCACGTTTTCCATTGACGATGAGTTCCTGATTG GCAGAGATCTTCTGGTTCACCCTGTAACAGATGAAGGGTCTAGTGGGGTCACAGCCTACTTACCTGGGAATGGAGAG GTCTGGTATGACGTCCACACGTTCCAGAGACATGACGGAGCTCAGAACCTCTCTATCCCTGTCACCATGAGCTCA ATTCCAGTGTTCCAGCGAGGAGGTTCCATTATCTGCCGGAAGAACCGTGTTCGCAGGTCCTCATCCTGCATGGAGAACGATCCCTACACCCTCTACGTGGCCCTCGACTCACAG GGCAATGCAGAAGGAGAGCTTTACATAGACGATGGTCACACCTTTAAACATGAGACAGACAAGCAGTTTATTCACAGACGCCTGAGTTTCACTGGGAACAGCCTCTCATCGAG TGACCTGTCTCCTGACTCCCAGTTTCCCACGGCCTCCTGGGTAGAGCAAGTGAACATCCTGGGAGCTCAGAAGCCTGATGCTGTCACCCTCACAACGACAG ATGGTGGGGAGTCTTCTGTGGGGTTTGAGTTTGACCCGGACACGGCAGTCTTAACTCTTCGTAAGCCAGGCGTGAACGCAGGGGTtaactggacattacatctgcgGTAA
- the slc25a45 gene encoding solute carrier family 25 member 45 isoform X1, producing MPFVEFIAGCISGAVGLAFGHPMDTVKVRLQTQVKYKGIFDCVARTYTREGIPGFFKGMTFPVLTTGITNAVVFGSYSNALDCLTQSQRNDRIQGNPASASAIFAAGCFSGLAQVVVTAPVDLVKVRLQSQTKGWAGVGGDGYRGPIHCVTVILREEGLRGLFRGGLALTLRDVPCYGIYFLPYEITCRFLTEEGQRTGTFAVVMAGGVAGVVTWAFATPMDVVKARLQMSGAGGRVYQGVLHCMSVSLKEEGVRVFFKGLLLNSLRAFPVNAITFLSYESLMRILTRPPAD from the exons ATGCCGTTTGTGGAATTCATAGCAGGATGCATCTCAG GAGCAGTAGGGTTGGCTTTTGGTCATCCAATGGACACAGTGAAG GTGCGTCTGCAGACCCAGGTTAAATACAAGGGGATTTTTGACTGTGTGGCTAGGACATACACTCGTGAAGGG ATCCCTGGGTTCTTCAAGGGCATGACATTTCCTGTCCTGACTACTGGCATCACCAACGCTGTGGTCTTTGGTTCCTATAGCAATGCTTTAGACTGCCTCACCCAGTCCCAACGGAATGACCGAATCCAAGGCAACCCTGCCTCGGCATCAGCAATCTTCGCAGCTGGCTGTTTCTCAGGTCTGGCACAG GTGGTGGTTACTGCGCCTGTTGACCTGGTGAAGGTACGCTTGCAGTCCCAGACCAAGGGCTGGGCTGGGGTTGGTGGTGACGGGTATCGAGGTCCCATTCACTGTGTGACTGTCATCCTGAGGGAGGAGGGGCTAAGGGGATTGTTTCGAGGGGGGTTGGCTCTTACCCTGAGAGATGTACCCTGCTATGGAATCTACTTCTTGCCTTACGAAATCACCTGCAGGTTTCTGACTGAAGAAGGCCAACGGACAG GCACATTTGCAGTAGTGATGGCGGGTGGGGTCGCAGGCGTGGTGACGTGGGCCTTTGCCACACCCATGGATGTGGTGAAAGCGCGGCTGCAGATGTCCGGTGCTGGGGGCCGGGTGTACCAGGGGGTCCTGCACTGCATGAGTGTAAGTCTGAAGGAGGAGGGGGTGAGAGTGTTCTTTAAGGGGCTCCTCCTGAACAGCCTGAGGGCCTTCCCTGTCAACGCCATCACCTTCCTCAGCTATGAGAGCCTGATGCGGATCCTCACCCGGCCGCCTGCAGACTGA
- the LOC115204300 gene encoding zinc finger protein-like 1 has product MGLCKCPKRKVTNLFCFEHRVNVCEHCLVSNHNKCIVQSYLQWLQDSDYNPNCRLCNNPLISQDTVRLVCYDVFHWACLHHLAARLPLHTAPAGYQCPSCQGPVFPPSNLASPIADMLREQLSLVNWARAGLGLPLIEEPVKAIQDSTHDVTDYADWSTVDAPALEPTEAYPTHSYASQPHPSLAPTPVPTTVQEDHGSLHNNGEMVAHEQHSLVDMITATTSDTITLHTASSPRKIYDTRDSGHSSVTQIDFDDDKYRRRPALSWFARILKNRAGSKRTGLSWKQRVFMLLLVGVLGFFTLIIIMAKLGRASADSDPNLDPLLNPNIRVGNN; this is encoded by the exons ATGGGTCTGTGCAAGTGTCCTAAGAGGAAGGTGACCAACTTGTTCTGCTTTGAACATCGGGTGAATGTGTGTGAGCATTGCCTGGTCTCCAACCACAACAAG TGTATAGTGCAGTCCTACCTCCAGTGGCTTCAGGATAGTGATTACAACCCTAACTGTCGACTGTGTAATAACCCACTGATCTCCCAGGATACTGTCAGATTGGTCTGCTATG ATGTATTCCACTGGGCCTGTCTTCATCACCTGGCAGCCCGGTTGCCCCTACACACGGCTCCTGCAGGATACCAGTGCCCCAGCTGCCAGGGTCCAGTGTTCCCCCCCTCCAACCTGGCCAGCCCAATAGCTGACATGCTGAGGGAACAGTTGTCCTTAGTCAACTGGGCCAGAGCTGGACTAGGCCTACCTCTG ATTGAAGAACCTGTAAAAGCTATTCAAGACAGCACACATGATGTCACTGATTATGCTGACTGGTCCACGGTTGATG CACCAGCATTGGAGCCTACTGAAGCTTACCCCACCCACTCCTACGCCTCCCAACCACACCCTAGCCTCGCCCCTACTCCAGTTCCAACCACAGTACAGGAAGATCATGGAAGTCTCCACAACAACGGGGAGATGGTGGCTCATGAACAACACTCTTTGGTCGACATGATCACTGCAACCACCAGTGACACCATCACCCTACACACAG CATCATCCCCAAGGAAGATCTATGACACTAGGGACTCTGGACACAGCTCTGTGACACAGATCGACTTTGATGACGACAAGTACCGGCGACGACCAGCACTCAGCTGGTTTGCACGGATTCTCAA AAACCGGGCAGGTTCCAAGAGGACAGGCCTGTCCTGGAAGCAGAGGGTCTTCATGCTCCTTCTGGTTGGAGTTCTGGGATTCTTTACCTTGATCATCATTATGGCTAAACTGGGCCGTGCTTCAGCCGACTCCGACCCCAACTTAGACCCCCTACTAAACCCCAACATCCGAGTGGGCAACAACTGA
- the ganaba gene encoding neutral alpha-glucosidase AB isoform X1, translated as MASFIERMCLYLVLSVFLSITQAVDRSNFKTCDQSAFCSRQRALKPGQSSYRALLETLELSDSHLTVQLLNNNNKVLLLLELYRLQGNMTRVKINELKPIKPRYEVPDVLITDPPTELMSVVAQDEHRVVLSLGGEDWRLILSAQPFRLDIMEGPQVLLSLNSRGLLAFEQLRIRKDTISHKISSTVGSMWDKIKSVFSSKSQTDTEEAGEKEDTEKHDKEKVSEGEEEEAEEEVDQPGMWEETFKTHTDTKPNGPSSISLDFSLPGVEHVYGIPEHADGLRLKNTDGGDPYRLYNLDVFQYELFNPMALYGAVPVLLSHNTHRTMGLFWLNAAETWVDVSSGQGSSEVPQTDVRWISESGIIDVFIMLGPRPNDVFTQYASLTGTQAFPPLSSLAYHQCRWNYNDQEDVSAVDQGFDEHDIPYDFIWLDIEHTDGKRYFTWDNNKFPQPKDMLQGLLDKRRKMVTIVDPHIKVDSSYKIHTEIRSRGYYIKNKDGGDYEGWCWPGNAGYPDFTNPEMRKWWASMFAYDQYEGSMGNLYTWNDMNEPSVFNGPEVTMHKDALHGPWEHRDIHNLYGFYVQMATAEGQIQRSGGLERPFVLTRAFFAGSQRYGAVWTGDNAAEWGHLKMSIPMCLSLGLVGISFCGADVGGFFKTPSAELLVRWYQAGAYQPFFRAHAHLDTPRREPWLFGPDNTALIREAVRQRYTLLPYWYLQFYHSQRTGQPVMRPLWVEYPEDIATFSIDDEFLIGRDLLVHPVTDEGSSGVTAYLPGNGEVWYDVHTFQRHDGAQNLSIPVTMSSIPVFQRGGSIICRKNRVRRSSSCMENDPYTLYVALDSQGNAEGELYIDDGHTFKHETDKQFIHRRLSFTGNSLSSSDLSPDSQFPTASWVEQVNILGAQKPDAVTLTTTDGGESSVGFEFDPDTAVLTLRKPGVNAGVNWTLHLR; from the exons ATGGCGAGCTTCATTGAACG GATGTGCCTATATCTTGTGCTGTCTGTTTTCCTGAGCATCACTCAAGCTGTGGATCGCAGTAACTTCAAAACATGTGACCAGAGTGCCTTCTGCAG tcgtcAAAGGGCGCTGAAGCCAGGCCAGTCATCATACAGAGCCTTACTGGAGACCCTGGAACTCAGTGACTCCCACCTCACAGTGCAGCTCCTGAATAACAATAATAAG GTGCTTTTGCTGCTCGAGCTGTATCGCCTTCAGGGGAACATGACCAGAGTGAAGATCAATGAGCTGAAGCCCATCAAGCCTCGATATGAGGTGCCTGATGTTCTCATCACTGACCCTCCCACTGAACT TATGTCAGTGGTGGCCCAGGATGAGCACAGGGTGGTGCTGTCTCTGGGTGGGGAGGACTGGAGGCTCATCCTCAGTGCCCAGCCCTTCCGCCTAGACATCATGGAGGGCCCACAGGTGCTGCTGTCCCTCAACTCCCGGGGCCTGCTGGCCTTCGAGCAGCTCCGCATACGCAAGGACAC TATTTCCCACAAAATAAGTAGCACAGTCGGTAGCATGTGGGATAAGATCAAGAGCGTTTTCTCTAG CAAAAGCCAAACAGACACAGAGGAAGCTGGGGAGAAAGAGGACACAGAGAAGCATGACAAGGAAAAG GTgtcagaaggagaggaggaggaggcagaagAAGAGGTGGATCAGCCAGGAATGTGGGAGGAGACGTTCAAGACCCATACCGACACCAAGCCTAATG GTCCCTCCTCCATCAGTCTGGACTTCTCCCTGCCTGGAGTAGAACACGTCTACGGCATTCCTGAACACGCAGACGGCCTCAGACTGAAAAACACAGA TGGAGGAGACCCCTACAGGCTTTATAACCTGGATGTGTTCCAGTATGAGCTCTTTAACCCTATGGCTCTGTATGGAGCAGTGCCTGTCCTCCTCTCACACAACACCCACAGGACTATGGGTCTCTTCTGGCTCAACGCAGCAGAGACATGGGTGGACGTCAGCTCTGGacag GGCTCCAGTGAGGTCCCTCAAACGGACGTCCGATGGATCTCTGAGAGTGGCATCATTGACGTCTTCATCATGCTGGGACCACGACCTAATGATGTGTTCACACAGTACGCTTCCTTAACAG GCACTCAggctttcccccctctctcttcgcTGGCCTACCACCAGTGCCGTTGGAACTACAACGACCAGGAAGATGTGAGTGCGGTGGACCAGGGCTTTGATGAACACGACATCCCCTATGACTTCATCTGGCTGGATATTGAGCACACGGACGGCAAGCGCTACTTCACCTGGGACAACAACAAGTTCCCACAGCCCAAAGACATGCTGCAGGGCCTCCTGGATAAGAGACGCAAG ATGGTGACCATAGTGGACCCTCACATTAAGGTGGACAGCAGCTATAAGATCCACACTGAGATTCGCTCTCGAGGCTACTACATCAAAAACAAAGATGGCGGAGACTATGAGGGCTGGTGCTGGCCAG GGAATGCAGGTTACCCAGATTTTACCAACCCTGAGATGAGGAAGTGGTGGGCCAGCATGTTTGCCTATGACCAGTATGAG GGCTCGATGGGCAACCTGTACACGTGGAACGACATGAACGAGCCGTCTGTGTTCAACGGTCCAGAGGTCACCATGCACAAGGATGCCCTCCATGGACCCTGGGAGCACAGAGACATCCACAACCTCTACGGCTTCTACGTG caAATGGCGACAGCAGAGGGTCAGATCCAGCGCTCCGGGGGGTTGGAGAGGCCTTTTGTCCTGACCAGGGCCTTTTTCGCTGGGTCTCAGCGCTATG GTGCAGTTTGGACGGGTGATAATGCAGCAGAGTGGGGCCACTTGAAGATGTCCATCCCCATGTGTCTCAGCCTGGGCCTGGTTGGCATCTCCTTCTGTGGAG CTGACGTGGGGGGTTTCTTTAAGACTCCCAGTGCGGAGCTGCTGGTGCGTTGGTACCAGGCGGGGGCCTACCAGCCCTTCTTCCGTGCCCACGCCCACCTGGACACCCCGCGGAGGGAGCCCTGGCTTTTTGGCCCTGACAACACAGCTCTCATCCGGGAGGCTGTGCGTCAGCGCTACACCCTTCTGCCCTACTGGTACCTGCAGTTCTACCACTCCCAACGCACTGGCCAGCCTGTCATGAG GCCCCTGTGGGTGGAGTATCCAGAGGATATTGCCACGTTTTCCATTGACGATGAGTTCCTGATTG GCAGAGATCTTCTGGTTCACCCTGTAACAGATGAAGGGTCTAGTGGGGTCACAGCCTACTTACCTGGGAATGGAGAG GTCTGGTATGACGTCCACACGTTCCAGAGACATGACGGAGCTCAGAACCTCTCTATCCCTGTCACCATGAGCTCA ATTCCAGTGTTCCAGCGAGGAGGTTCCATTATCTGCCGGAAGAACCGTGTTCGCAGGTCCTCATCCTGCATGGAGAACGATCCCTACACCCTCTACGTGGCCCTCGACTCACAG GGCAATGCAGAAGGAGAGCTTTACATAGACGATGGTCACACCTTTAAACATGAGACAGACAAGCAGTTTATTCACAGACGCCTGAGTTTCACTGGGAACAGCCTCTCATCGAG TGACCTGTCTCCTGACTCCCAGTTTCCCACGGCCTCCTGGGTAGAGCAAGTGAACATCCTGGGAGCTCAGAAGCCTGATGCTGTCACCCTCACAACGACAG ATGGTGGGGAGTCTTCTGTGGGGTTTGAGTTTGACCCGGACACGGCAGTCTTAACTCTTCGTAAGCCAGGCGTGAACGCAGGGGTtaactggacattacatctgcgGTAA
- the LOC115202623 gene encoding phospholipase A and acyltransferase 3, whose product MGMKLCCQYQTKPQPGDLIEIFRGAYQHWALYVGEGYIVHLCPPTEAAGAGAYSLVSVLCDTAVVTKESLEEIVGKDRFLVNNLLDGKHKPRSVYDILRDARSLLGLEMPYCILRGNCEHFVTELRYGKGESRQVYYALGVGVRAVEIGMKALNAASNISCVKSKQKRILL is encoded by the exons ATGGGTATG AAATTGTGTTGTCAATATCAAACAAAGCCTCAACCTGGGGACCTGATTGAGATATTCCGGGGGGCCTATCAGCACTGGGCCTTGTATGTTGGAGAAGGTTACATCGTCCATCTCTGTCCCCCCA CTGAGGCAGCTGGGGCTGGTGCCTACAGCCTAgtgtctgtgttgtgtgacacagcCGTTGTGACCAAGGAGAGCCTGGAGGAGATAGTGGGGAAGGACAGGTTCCTTGTCAACAACCTGCTGGATGGCAAACACAAACCCCGGAGTGTTTATGACATACTGAGGGATGCCCGCAGCTTGCTGGGCCTGGAGATGCCTTACTGCATCCTGAGGGGAAACTGTGAACACTTTGTCACAGAGCTGAGATATGGGAAGGGAGAGTCCCGGCAG GTATATTATGCTCTGGGCGTAGGTGTTAGAGCAGTGGAGATTGGCATGAAGGCCCTGAATGCAGCGTCAAACATCTCTTGTGTGAAGTCAAAACAAAAGAGGATACTCCTTTGA